The proteins below are encoded in one region of Passer domesticus isolate bPasDom1 chromosome 22, bPasDom1.hap1, whole genome shotgun sequence:
- the ZNF362 gene encoding zinc finger protein 362 isoform X7, which produces MAVEKRPTCSTRSQLELEMDADKGKQRQYSQRMAEPRFNNPYFWPPPPTMPSQLDNLVLINKIKEQLMAEKIRPPHLPPTSVASQQPLLVPPSPAESSQSIMSLPKLQQVPGLHPQAVPQPDVALHARPATSTVTGLGLASRAPAVSTSESSPGTGTTTPSTPTSTSQSRLIASSPTLISGITSPPLLDSIKTIQGHGLLGAPKAERGRKKIKAENPSGPPVLVVPYPILASGETAKEGKTYRCKVCPLTFFTKSEMQIHSKSHTEAKPHKCPHCSKSFANASYLAQHLRIHLGVKPYHCSYCEKSFRQLSHLQQHTRIHTGDRPYKCPHPGCEKAFTQLSNLQVSVGGPGPGATGSPWSPLTLCVPSVPPAPAQQGQALQVPQLLPGVHGLGLAADPPVCARHQARQGLLLQHVRPCLHLGEQGGCPQRCPQPPAPRSPLCPPQETYLMKHMSKHTVVEHLVSQHSPQRTESPGIPVRISLI; this is translated from the exons ATGGCTGTCG AAAAACGCCCCACGTGCAGCACCCGGTCTCAGCTAGAGCTGGAGATGGACGCGGATAAGGGGAAGCAACGCCAGTACTCGCAGAG gaTGGCGGAGCCTCGCTTCAACAACCCCTACTTCTGGCCGCCCCCTCCCACCATGCCCAGCCAG CTGGACAACCTGGTCCTGATCAACAAAATCAAGGAGCAGTTGATGGCGGAGAAGATCCGCCCCCCACACCTGCCTCCCACCTCGGTGGCCTCGCAGCAGCCCCTTCTGGTGCCCCCCTCAcctgctgagagcagccagtCCATCATGTCCCTGCCAAAGCTGCAGCAGGTGCCAGGCCTGCACCCCCAGGCCGTGCCCCAGCCTGACGTGGCCCTGCACGCCCGGCCGGCCACCAGCACTGTCACAG GGTTGGGGCTGGCGTCCCGTGCACCGGCCGTCAGCACCTCGGAATCCAGCCCGGGAACAGGGACCACCACCCCCTCGACCCCCACCTCCACCAGTCAGAGCCGCCTCATCGCCTCCTCGCCCACCCTAATCTCAGGAATCACCAGCCCCCCCCTCCTCGACTCCATCAAGACAATCCAGGGCCACGGCTTGCTGGGAGCGCCCAAGGCCGAGCGGGGCCGCAAGAAGATCAAGGCGGAAAACCCTTCGGGACCGCCGGTGCTGGTGGTGCCCTACCCCATCCTGGCCTCGGGGGAGACGGCCAAAGAGGGGAAGACATACAG GTGTAAGGTCTGCCCCTTGACGTTCTTCACCAAGTCGGAGATGCAGATCCACTCCAAGTCGCACACAGAGGCCAAGccccacaagtgcccccactgCTCCAAGTCCTTCGCCAATGCCTCCTACCTGGCCCAGCACCTGCGCATCCACCTGGGCGTCAAACCCTACCACTGCTCCTACTGTGAGAAGTCCTTCCGCCAGCTctcccacctccagcagcacacCCG AATCCACACCGGCGACAGACCCTACAAGTGCCCTCACCCCGGCTGCGAGAAGGCCTTCACCCAGCTCTCCAACCTCCAGGTCAGTGTGGGGGGACCCGGGCCAGGGGCCACGGGGTCGCCGTGGTCCCCCCTGActctctgtgtcccctcagtCCCACCAGCGCCAGCACAACAAGGACAAGCCCTACAAGTGCCCCAACTGCTACCGGGCGTACACGGACTCGGCCTCGCTGCAGATCCACCTGTCTGCGCACGCCATCAAGCACGCCAAGGCCTACTGCTGCAGCATGTGCGGCCGTGCCTACACCTCGGTGAGCAGGGGGGCTGCCCCCaacgctgcccgcagcccccagccccccgctCACCCCTGTGCCCCCCGCAGGAGACCTATCTGATGAAGCACATGTCCAAACACACGGTGGTGGAGCACCTGGTCAGCCAGCACTCGCCGCAGCGGACGGAGTCACCCGGCATTCCCGTGCGGATCTCCCTCATCtaa
- the ZNF362 gene encoding zinc finger protein 362 isoform X5 produces MAVGKTPRSHGSEKRPTCSTRSQLELEMDADKGKQRQYSQRMAEPRFNNPYFWPPPPTMPSQLDNLVLINKIKEQLMAEKIRPPHLPPTSVASQQPLLVPPSPAESSQSIMSLPKLQQVPGLHPQAVPQPDVALHARPATSTVTGLGLASRAPAVSTSESSPGTGTTTPSTPTSTSQSRLIASSPTLISGITSPPLLDSIKTIQGHGLLGAPKAERGRKKIKAENPSGPPVLVVPYPILASGETAKEGKTYRCKVCPLTFFTKSEMQIHSKSHTEAKPHKCPHCSKSFANASYLAQHLRIHLGVKPYHCSYCEKSFRQLSHLQQHTRIHTGDRPYKCPHPGCEKAFTQLSNLQVSVGGPGPGATGSPWSPLTLCVPSVPPAPAQQGQALQVPQLLPGVHGLGLAADPPVCARHQARQGLLLQHVRPCLHLGEQGGCPQRCPQPPAPRSPLCPPQETYLMKHMSKHTVVEHLVSQHSPQRTESPGIPVRISLI; encoded by the exons ATGGCTGTCG GCAAAACCCCACGTTCCCACGGGTCGG AAAAACGCCCCACGTGCAGCACCCGGTCTCAGCTAGAGCTGGAGATGGACGCGGATAAGGGGAAGCAACGCCAGTACTCGCAGAG gaTGGCGGAGCCTCGCTTCAACAACCCCTACTTCTGGCCGCCCCCTCCCACCATGCCCAGCCAG CTGGACAACCTGGTCCTGATCAACAAAATCAAGGAGCAGTTGATGGCGGAGAAGATCCGCCCCCCACACCTGCCTCCCACCTCGGTGGCCTCGCAGCAGCCCCTTCTGGTGCCCCCCTCAcctgctgagagcagccagtCCATCATGTCCCTGCCAAAGCTGCAGCAGGTGCCAGGCCTGCACCCCCAGGCCGTGCCCCAGCCTGACGTGGCCCTGCACGCCCGGCCGGCCACCAGCACTGTCACAG GGTTGGGGCTGGCGTCCCGTGCACCGGCCGTCAGCACCTCGGAATCCAGCCCGGGAACAGGGACCACCACCCCCTCGACCCCCACCTCCACCAGTCAGAGCCGCCTCATCGCCTCCTCGCCCACCCTAATCTCAGGAATCACCAGCCCCCCCCTCCTCGACTCCATCAAGACAATCCAGGGCCACGGCTTGCTGGGAGCGCCCAAGGCCGAGCGGGGCCGCAAGAAGATCAAGGCGGAAAACCCTTCGGGACCGCCGGTGCTGGTGGTGCCCTACCCCATCCTGGCCTCGGGGGAGACGGCCAAAGAGGGGAAGACATACAG GTGTAAGGTCTGCCCCTTGACGTTCTTCACCAAGTCGGAGATGCAGATCCACTCCAAGTCGCACACAGAGGCCAAGccccacaagtgcccccactgCTCCAAGTCCTTCGCCAATGCCTCCTACCTGGCCCAGCACCTGCGCATCCACCTGGGCGTCAAACCCTACCACTGCTCCTACTGTGAGAAGTCCTTCCGCCAGCTctcccacctccagcagcacacCCG AATCCACACCGGCGACAGACCCTACAAGTGCCCTCACCCCGGCTGCGAGAAGGCCTTCACCCAGCTCTCCAACCTCCAGGTCAGTGTGGGGGGACCCGGGCCAGGGGCCACGGGGTCGCCGTGGTCCCCCCTGActctctgtgtcccctcagtCCCACCAGCGCCAGCACAACAAGGACAAGCCCTACAAGTGCCCCAACTGCTACCGGGCGTACACGGACTCGGCCTCGCTGCAGATCCACCTGTCTGCGCACGCCATCAAGCACGCCAAGGCCTACTGCTGCAGCATGTGCGGCCGTGCCTACACCTCGGTGAGCAGGGGGGCTGCCCCCaacgctgcccgcagcccccagccccccgctCACCCCTGTGCCCCCCGCAGGAGACCTATCTGATGAAGCACATGTCCAAACACACGGTGGTGGAGCACCTGGTCAGCCAGCACTCGCCGCAGCGGACGGAGTCACCCGGCATTCCCGTGCGGATCTCCCTCATCtaa
- the ZNF362 gene encoding zinc finger protein 362 isoform X3 gives MEKLIAAERKTPRSHGSEKRPTCSTRSQLELEMDADKGKQRQYSQRMAEPRFNNPYFWPPPPTMPSQLDNLVLINKIKEQLMAEKIRPPHLPPTSVASQQPLLVPPSPAESSQSIMSLPKLQQVPGLHPQAVPQPDVALHARPATSTVTGLGLASRAPAVSTSESSPGTGTTTPSTPTSTSQSRLIASSPTLISGITSPPLLDSIKTIQGHGLLGAPKAERGRKKIKAENPSGPPVLVVPYPILASGETAKEGKTYRCKVCPLTFFTKSEMQIHSKSHTEAKPHKCPHCSKSFANASYLAQHLRIHLGVKPYHCSYCEKSFRQLSHLQQHTRIHTGDRPYKCPHPGCEKAFTQLSNLQVSVGGPGPGATGSPWSPLTLCVPSVPPAPAQQGQALQVPQLLPGVHGLGLAADPPVCARHQARQGLLLQHVRPCLHLGEQGGCPQRCPQPPAPRSPLCPPQETYLMKHMSKHTVVEHLVSQHSPQRTESPGIPVRISLI, from the exons ATGGAAAAGTTAATTGCAGCCGAAC GCAAAACCCCACGTTCCCACGGGTCGG AAAAACGCCCCACGTGCAGCACCCGGTCTCAGCTAGAGCTGGAGATGGACGCGGATAAGGGGAAGCAACGCCAGTACTCGCAGAG gaTGGCGGAGCCTCGCTTCAACAACCCCTACTTCTGGCCGCCCCCTCCCACCATGCCCAGCCAG CTGGACAACCTGGTCCTGATCAACAAAATCAAGGAGCAGTTGATGGCGGAGAAGATCCGCCCCCCACACCTGCCTCCCACCTCGGTGGCCTCGCAGCAGCCCCTTCTGGTGCCCCCCTCAcctgctgagagcagccagtCCATCATGTCCCTGCCAAAGCTGCAGCAGGTGCCAGGCCTGCACCCCCAGGCCGTGCCCCAGCCTGACGTGGCCCTGCACGCCCGGCCGGCCACCAGCACTGTCACAG GGTTGGGGCTGGCGTCCCGTGCACCGGCCGTCAGCACCTCGGAATCCAGCCCGGGAACAGGGACCACCACCCCCTCGACCCCCACCTCCACCAGTCAGAGCCGCCTCATCGCCTCCTCGCCCACCCTAATCTCAGGAATCACCAGCCCCCCCCTCCTCGACTCCATCAAGACAATCCAGGGCCACGGCTTGCTGGGAGCGCCCAAGGCCGAGCGGGGCCGCAAGAAGATCAAGGCGGAAAACCCTTCGGGACCGCCGGTGCTGGTGGTGCCCTACCCCATCCTGGCCTCGGGGGAGACGGCCAAAGAGGGGAAGACATACAG GTGTAAGGTCTGCCCCTTGACGTTCTTCACCAAGTCGGAGATGCAGATCCACTCCAAGTCGCACACAGAGGCCAAGccccacaagtgcccccactgCTCCAAGTCCTTCGCCAATGCCTCCTACCTGGCCCAGCACCTGCGCATCCACCTGGGCGTCAAACCCTACCACTGCTCCTACTGTGAGAAGTCCTTCCGCCAGCTctcccacctccagcagcacacCCG AATCCACACCGGCGACAGACCCTACAAGTGCCCTCACCCCGGCTGCGAGAAGGCCTTCACCCAGCTCTCCAACCTCCAGGTCAGTGTGGGGGGACCCGGGCCAGGGGCCACGGGGTCGCCGTGGTCCCCCCTGActctctgtgtcccctcagtCCCACCAGCGCCAGCACAACAAGGACAAGCCCTACAAGTGCCCCAACTGCTACCGGGCGTACACGGACTCGGCCTCGCTGCAGATCCACCTGTCTGCGCACGCCATCAAGCACGCCAAGGCCTACTGCTGCAGCATGTGCGGCCGTGCCTACACCTCGGTGAGCAGGGGGGCTGCCCCCaacgctgcccgcagcccccagccccccgctCACCCCTGTGCCCCCCGCAGGAGACCTATCTGATGAAGCACATGTCCAAACACACGGTGGTGGAGCACCTGGTCAGCCAGCACTCGCCGCAGCGGACGGAGTCACCCGGCATTCCCGTGCGGATCTCCCTCATCtaa
- the ZNF362 gene encoding zinc finger protein 362 isoform X6 — MEKLIAAEQKRPTCSTRSQLELEMDADKGKQRQYSQRMAEPRFNNPYFWPPPPTMPSQLDNLVLINKIKEQLMAEKIRPPHLPPTSVASQQPLLVPPSPAESSQSIMSLPKLQQVPGLHPQAVPQPDVALHARPATSTVTGLGLASRAPAVSTSESSPGTGTTTPSTPTSTSQSRLIASSPTLISGITSPPLLDSIKTIQGHGLLGAPKAERGRKKIKAENPSGPPVLVVPYPILASGETAKEGKTYRCKVCPLTFFTKSEMQIHSKSHTEAKPHKCPHCSKSFANASYLAQHLRIHLGVKPYHCSYCEKSFRQLSHLQQHTRIHTGDRPYKCPHPGCEKAFTQLSNLQVSVGGPGPGATGSPWSPLTLCVPSVPPAPAQQGQALQVPQLLPGVHGLGLAADPPVCARHQARQGLLLQHVRPCLHLGEQGGCPQRCPQPPAPRSPLCPPQETYLMKHMSKHTVVEHLVSQHSPQRTESPGIPVRISLI; from the exons ATGGAAAAGTTAATTGCAGCCGAAC AAAAACGCCCCACGTGCAGCACCCGGTCTCAGCTAGAGCTGGAGATGGACGCGGATAAGGGGAAGCAACGCCAGTACTCGCAGAG gaTGGCGGAGCCTCGCTTCAACAACCCCTACTTCTGGCCGCCCCCTCCCACCATGCCCAGCCAG CTGGACAACCTGGTCCTGATCAACAAAATCAAGGAGCAGTTGATGGCGGAGAAGATCCGCCCCCCACACCTGCCTCCCACCTCGGTGGCCTCGCAGCAGCCCCTTCTGGTGCCCCCCTCAcctgctgagagcagccagtCCATCATGTCCCTGCCAAAGCTGCAGCAGGTGCCAGGCCTGCACCCCCAGGCCGTGCCCCAGCCTGACGTGGCCCTGCACGCCCGGCCGGCCACCAGCACTGTCACAG GGTTGGGGCTGGCGTCCCGTGCACCGGCCGTCAGCACCTCGGAATCCAGCCCGGGAACAGGGACCACCACCCCCTCGACCCCCACCTCCACCAGTCAGAGCCGCCTCATCGCCTCCTCGCCCACCCTAATCTCAGGAATCACCAGCCCCCCCCTCCTCGACTCCATCAAGACAATCCAGGGCCACGGCTTGCTGGGAGCGCCCAAGGCCGAGCGGGGCCGCAAGAAGATCAAGGCGGAAAACCCTTCGGGACCGCCGGTGCTGGTGGTGCCCTACCCCATCCTGGCCTCGGGGGAGACGGCCAAAGAGGGGAAGACATACAG GTGTAAGGTCTGCCCCTTGACGTTCTTCACCAAGTCGGAGATGCAGATCCACTCCAAGTCGCACACAGAGGCCAAGccccacaagtgcccccactgCTCCAAGTCCTTCGCCAATGCCTCCTACCTGGCCCAGCACCTGCGCATCCACCTGGGCGTCAAACCCTACCACTGCTCCTACTGTGAGAAGTCCTTCCGCCAGCTctcccacctccagcagcacacCCG AATCCACACCGGCGACAGACCCTACAAGTGCCCTCACCCCGGCTGCGAGAAGGCCTTCACCCAGCTCTCCAACCTCCAGGTCAGTGTGGGGGGACCCGGGCCAGGGGCCACGGGGTCGCCGTGGTCCCCCCTGActctctgtgtcccctcagtCCCACCAGCGCCAGCACAACAAGGACAAGCCCTACAAGTGCCCCAACTGCTACCGGGCGTACACGGACTCGGCCTCGCTGCAGATCCACCTGTCTGCGCACGCCATCAAGCACGCCAAGGCCTACTGCTGCAGCATGTGCGGCCGTGCCTACACCTCGGTGAGCAGGGGGGCTGCCCCCaacgctgcccgcagcccccagccccccgctCACCCCTGTGCCCCCCGCAGGAGACCTATCTGATGAAGCACATGTCCAAACACACGGTGGTGGAGCACCTGGTCAGCCAGCACTCGCCGCAGCGGACGGAGTCACCCGGCATTCCCGTGCGGATCTCCCTCATCtaa
- the ZNF362 gene encoding zinc finger protein 362 isoform X1 produces MDFTPSFPASSPSLSFPNSLGVSGAIKKNPLFFFLFFFVLFSVFIFLFFLFCFVVFSLFSGKTPRSHGSEKRPTCSTRSQLELEMDADKGKQRQYSQRMAEPRFNNPYFWPPPPTMPSQLDNLVLINKIKEQLMAEKIRPPHLPPTSVASQQPLLVPPSPAESSQSIMSLPKLQQVPGLHPQAVPQPDVALHARPATSTVTGLGLASRAPAVSTSESSPGTGTTTPSTPTSTSQSRLIASSPTLISGITSPPLLDSIKTIQGHGLLGAPKAERGRKKIKAENPSGPPVLVVPYPILASGETAKEGKTYRCKVCPLTFFTKSEMQIHSKSHTEAKPHKCPHCSKSFANASYLAQHLRIHLGVKPYHCSYCEKSFRQLSHLQQHTRIHTGDRPYKCPHPGCEKAFTQLSNLQVSVGGPGPGATGSPWSPLTLCVPSVPPAPAQQGQALQVPQLLPGVHGLGLAADPPVCARHQARQGLLLQHVRPCLHLGEQGGCPQRCPQPPAPRSPLCPPQETYLMKHMSKHTVVEHLVSQHSPQRTESPGIPVRISLI; encoded by the exons ATGGATTTCACCCCCAGTTTTCCAGCCAGCTCCCCATCCCTCAGCTTTCCCAACAGCTTGGGGGTGAGCGGGgctataaaaaaaaacccactctttttttttttatttttttttgttttgttttctgtttttattttccttttttttttgttttgttttgttgttttctctcTATTTTCAGGCAAAACCCCACGTTCCCACGGGTCGG AAAAACGCCCCACGTGCAGCACCCGGTCTCAGCTAGAGCTGGAGATGGACGCGGATAAGGGGAAGCAACGCCAGTACTCGCAGAG gaTGGCGGAGCCTCGCTTCAACAACCCCTACTTCTGGCCGCCCCCTCCCACCATGCCCAGCCAG CTGGACAACCTGGTCCTGATCAACAAAATCAAGGAGCAGTTGATGGCGGAGAAGATCCGCCCCCCACACCTGCCTCCCACCTCGGTGGCCTCGCAGCAGCCCCTTCTGGTGCCCCCCTCAcctgctgagagcagccagtCCATCATGTCCCTGCCAAAGCTGCAGCAGGTGCCAGGCCTGCACCCCCAGGCCGTGCCCCAGCCTGACGTGGCCCTGCACGCCCGGCCGGCCACCAGCACTGTCACAG GGTTGGGGCTGGCGTCCCGTGCACCGGCCGTCAGCACCTCGGAATCCAGCCCGGGAACAGGGACCACCACCCCCTCGACCCCCACCTCCACCAGTCAGAGCCGCCTCATCGCCTCCTCGCCCACCCTAATCTCAGGAATCACCAGCCCCCCCCTCCTCGACTCCATCAAGACAATCCAGGGCCACGGCTTGCTGGGAGCGCCCAAGGCCGAGCGGGGCCGCAAGAAGATCAAGGCGGAAAACCCTTCGGGACCGCCGGTGCTGGTGGTGCCCTACCCCATCCTGGCCTCGGGGGAGACGGCCAAAGAGGGGAAGACATACAG GTGTAAGGTCTGCCCCTTGACGTTCTTCACCAAGTCGGAGATGCAGATCCACTCCAAGTCGCACACAGAGGCCAAGccccacaagtgcccccactgCTCCAAGTCCTTCGCCAATGCCTCCTACCTGGCCCAGCACCTGCGCATCCACCTGGGCGTCAAACCCTACCACTGCTCCTACTGTGAGAAGTCCTTCCGCCAGCTctcccacctccagcagcacacCCG AATCCACACCGGCGACAGACCCTACAAGTGCCCTCACCCCGGCTGCGAGAAGGCCTTCACCCAGCTCTCCAACCTCCAGGTCAGTGTGGGGGGACCCGGGCCAGGGGCCACGGGGTCGCCGTGGTCCCCCCTGActctctgtgtcccctcagtCCCACCAGCGCCAGCACAACAAGGACAAGCCCTACAAGTGCCCCAACTGCTACCGGGCGTACACGGACTCGGCCTCGCTGCAGATCCACCTGTCTGCGCACGCCATCAAGCACGCCAAGGCCTACTGCTGCAGCATGTGCGGCCGTGCCTACACCTCGGTGAGCAGGGGGGCTGCCCCCaacgctgcccgcagcccccagccccccgctCACCCCTGTGCCCCCCGCAGGAGACCTATCTGATGAAGCACATGTCCAAACACACGGTGGTGGAGCACCTGGTCAGCCAGCACTCGCCGCAGCGGACGGAGTCACCCGGCATTCCCGTGCGGATCTCCCTCATCtaa
- the ZNF362 gene encoding zinc finger protein 362 isoform X2, with translation MDFTPSFPASSPSLSFPNSLGVSGAIKKNPLFFFLFFFVLFSVFIFLFFLFCFVVFSLFSGKTPRSHGSEKRPTCSTRSQLELEMDADKGKQRQYSQRMAEPRFNNPYFWPPPPTMPSQLDNLVLINKIKEQLMAEKIRPPHLPPTSVASQQPLLVPPSPAESSQSIMSLPKLQQVPGLHPQAVPQPDVALHARPATSTVTGLGLASRAPAVSTSESSPGTGTTTPSTPTSTSQSRLIASSPTLISGITSPPLLDSIKTIQGHGLLGAPKAERGRKKIKAENPSGPPVLVVPYPILASGETAKEGKTYRCKVCPLTFFTKSEMQIHSKSHTEAKPHKCPHCSKSFANASYLAQHLRIHLGVKPYHCSYCEKSFRQLSHLQQHTRIHTGDRPYKCPHPGCEKAFTQLSNLQSHQRQHNKDKPYKCPNCYRAYTDSASLQIHLSAHAIKHAKAYCCSMCGRAYTSETYLMKHMSKHTVVEHLVSQHSPQRTESPGIPVRISLI, from the exons ATGGATTTCACCCCCAGTTTTCCAGCCAGCTCCCCATCCCTCAGCTTTCCCAACAGCTTGGGGGTGAGCGGGgctataaaaaaaaacccactctttttttttttatttttttttgttttgttttctgtttttattttccttttttttttgttttgttttgttgttttctctcTATTTTCAGGCAAAACCCCACGTTCCCACGGGTCGG AAAAACGCCCCACGTGCAGCACCCGGTCTCAGCTAGAGCTGGAGATGGACGCGGATAAGGGGAAGCAACGCCAGTACTCGCAGAG gaTGGCGGAGCCTCGCTTCAACAACCCCTACTTCTGGCCGCCCCCTCCCACCATGCCCAGCCAG CTGGACAACCTGGTCCTGATCAACAAAATCAAGGAGCAGTTGATGGCGGAGAAGATCCGCCCCCCACACCTGCCTCCCACCTCGGTGGCCTCGCAGCAGCCCCTTCTGGTGCCCCCCTCAcctgctgagagcagccagtCCATCATGTCCCTGCCAAAGCTGCAGCAGGTGCCAGGCCTGCACCCCCAGGCCGTGCCCCAGCCTGACGTGGCCCTGCACGCCCGGCCGGCCACCAGCACTGTCACAG GGTTGGGGCTGGCGTCCCGTGCACCGGCCGTCAGCACCTCGGAATCCAGCCCGGGAACAGGGACCACCACCCCCTCGACCCCCACCTCCACCAGTCAGAGCCGCCTCATCGCCTCCTCGCCCACCCTAATCTCAGGAATCACCAGCCCCCCCCTCCTCGACTCCATCAAGACAATCCAGGGCCACGGCTTGCTGGGAGCGCCCAAGGCCGAGCGGGGCCGCAAGAAGATCAAGGCGGAAAACCCTTCGGGACCGCCGGTGCTGGTGGTGCCCTACCCCATCCTGGCCTCGGGGGAGACGGCCAAAGAGGGGAAGACATACAG GTGTAAGGTCTGCCCCTTGACGTTCTTCACCAAGTCGGAGATGCAGATCCACTCCAAGTCGCACACAGAGGCCAAGccccacaagtgcccccactgCTCCAAGTCCTTCGCCAATGCCTCCTACCTGGCCCAGCACCTGCGCATCCACCTGGGCGTCAAACCCTACCACTGCTCCTACTGTGAGAAGTCCTTCCGCCAGCTctcccacctccagcagcacacCCG AATCCACACCGGCGACAGACCCTACAAGTGCCCTCACCCCGGCTGCGAGAAGGCCTTCACCCAGCTCTCCAACCTCCAG tCCCACCAGCGCCAGCACAACAAGGACAAGCCCTACAAGTGCCCCAACTGCTACCGGGCGTACACGGACTCGGCCTCGCTGCAGATCCACCTGTCTGCGCACGCCATCAAGCACGCCAAGGCCTACTGCTGCAGCATGTGCGGCCGTGCCTACACCTCG GAGACCTATCTGATGAAGCACATGTCCAAACACACGGTGGTGGAGCACCTGGTCAGCCAGCACTCGCCGCAGCGGACGGAGTCACCCGGCATTCCCGTGCGGATCTCCCTCATCtaa
- the ZNF362 gene encoding zinc finger protein 362 isoform X9 translates to MDFTPSFPASSPSLSFPNSLGVSGAIKKNPLFFFLFFFVLFSVFIFLFFLFCFVVFSLFSGKTPRSHGSEKRPTCSTRSQLELEMDADKGKQRQYSQRMAEPRFNNPYFWPPPPTMPSQLDNLVLINKIKEQLMAEKIRPPHLPPTSVASQQPLLVPPSPAESSQSIMSLPKLQQVPGLHPQAVPQPDVALHARPATSTVTGLGLASRAPAVSTSESSPGTGTTTPSTPTSTSQSRLIASSPTLISGITSPPLLDSIKTIQGHGLLGAPKAERGRKKIKAENPSGPPVLVVPYPILASGETAKEGKTYSRRCRSTPSRTQRPSPTSAPTAPSPSPMPPTWPSTCASTWASNPTTAPTVRSPSASSPTSSSTPESTPATDPTSALTPAARRPSPSSPTSSPTSASTTRTSPTSAPTATGRTRTRPRCRSTCLRTPSSTPRPTAAACAAVPTPRRPI, encoded by the exons ATGGATTTCACCCCCAGTTTTCCAGCCAGCTCCCCATCCCTCAGCTTTCCCAACAGCTTGGGGGTGAGCGGGgctataaaaaaaaacccactctttttttttttatttttttttgttttgttttctgtttttattttccttttttttttgttttgttttgttgttttctctcTATTTTCAGGCAAAACCCCACGTTCCCACGGGTCGG AAAAACGCCCCACGTGCAGCACCCGGTCTCAGCTAGAGCTGGAGATGGACGCGGATAAGGGGAAGCAACGCCAGTACTCGCAGAG gaTGGCGGAGCCTCGCTTCAACAACCCCTACTTCTGGCCGCCCCCTCCCACCATGCCCAGCCAG CTGGACAACCTGGTCCTGATCAACAAAATCAAGGAGCAGTTGATGGCGGAGAAGATCCGCCCCCCACACCTGCCTCCCACCTCGGTGGCCTCGCAGCAGCCCCTTCTGGTGCCCCCCTCAcctgctgagagcagccagtCCATCATGTCCCTGCCAAAGCTGCAGCAGGTGCCAGGCCTGCACCCCCAGGCCGTGCCCCAGCCTGACGTGGCCCTGCACGCCCGGCCGGCCACCAGCACTGTCACAG GGTTGGGGCTGGCGTCCCGTGCACCGGCCGTCAGCACCTCGGAATCCAGCCCGGGAACAGGGACCACCACCCCCTCGACCCCCACCTCCACCAGTCAGAGCCGCCTCATCGCCTCCTCGCCCACCCTAATCTCAGGAATCACCAGCCCCCCCCTCCTCGACTCCATCAAGACAATCCAGGGCCACGGCTTGCTGGGAGCGCCCAAGGCCGAGCGGGGCCGCAAGAAGATCAAGGCGGAAAACCCTTCGGGACCGCCGGTGCTGGTGGTGCCCTACCCCATCCTGGCCTCGGGGGAGACGGCCAAAGAGGGGAAGACATACAG TCGGAGATGCAGATCCACTCCAAGTCGCACACAGAGGCCAAGccccacaagtgcccccactgCTCCAAGTCCTTCGCCAATGCCTCCTACCTGGCCCAGCACCTGCGCATCCACCTGGGCGTCAAACCCTACCACTGCTCCTACTGTGAGAAGTCCTTCCGCCAGCTctcccacctccagcagcacacCCG AATCCACACCGGCGACAGACCCTACAAGTGCCCTCACCCCGGCTGCGAGAAGGCCTTCACCCAGCTCTCCAACCTCCAG tCCCACCAGCGCCAGCACAACAAGGACAAGCCCTACAAGTGCCCCAACTGCTACCGGGCGTACACGGACTCGGCCTCGCTGCAGATCCACCTGTCTGCGCACGCCATCAAGCACGCCAAGGCCTACTGCTGCAGCATGTGCGGCCGTGCCTACACCTCG GAGACCTATCTGA